The following is a genomic window from Haemorhous mexicanus isolate bHaeMex1 unplaced genomic scaffold, bHaeMex1.pri scaffold_212_ctg1, whole genome shotgun sequence.
cCCCTCACAGTTTCCCTCCATTTTGCCCCCTCACAGTGTCCCTCCATTTTGTCCCCTCAcagtttccctccattttctcccctcacggCCTCCCTCCATTTTGTCCCCTCACGGCTTCCCTCCATTTTGTCCCCTCATGGCTTCCCTCCATTTTGTCCCCTCCCAGTTTCCCTCCATTTTGTCCCCTCACGGCTTCCCACCATTCTCCCTCCTCACGGCTTCCCTACATTTTTTCTCCTCACAGTTcccctccattttctcccctcagtTTCCCACCATTTTGTCCCCTCAAGgcttccctccattttccctcTTCACAGTTTCCCTCCATTTTGTCCCCTCATGGTTTCACCTTATCCTCTCATGGCTGCTCCACCTCTTTCTCCCCTCACGGCCTCCCTCCATTTTGTCCCCTCACGGCCTCCCTCCATTTTGTCCCCTCACGGCCTCCCTCCATTTTGTCCCCTCACAGTTTCCCTCCATTTTATCCCCTCATggcttcccttttccctgtcccttcaCAGTTTGCCACCATTTTCTCCCCTCGTGGCTTCTCTTCCCCTTGTCCTTCACAGTTTTCCACCATTTTGTCCCATCATGGcttcctttctccctgtcccttcATAATTTTCCTCCATTTTGTCCCCTCACGGTTTCCCTCCATTTTGTCCCCTCACAGCTTCCCTCCATTTTGTCCCCTCACGGcttccctccattttctctCCTCACAGTTTCCCTCCATTTTGTCCCCTCACAGTTTCCCTCCATTTTATCCCCTCATGGCTTCCCTCCATTTTGTCCCCTCATGGCTTCCCTCCATTTTGTCCCCTCACAGTTTCCCTCCATTTTGTCCCCTCACaatttccctccattttgtcCCCTCATGGCTTCCCTCCATTTTGTCCCCTCACGACTTCCCTCCATTTTGTCCCCTCACAGTTTCCCTCCATTTTGTCCCCTCTGTGTGACCCACAGATTCTGCTGCATAACTcaattttaataatatattgACTTTAAATccctaattaattaattatctCTTAATAATTAATTGTGCCTCCTGCCCTGTAACTATCCCCACAGATTCTGCCCCATGGTTCTGGcctattttaataaaattaattaatagaTTGTTAAAATTGTGAATTAATTAAATGATTATTTAATTTGTAATTTACAATTTATTAGTGAGCAGCAAGGGGGTGTCCCCTGCCCAAAAATCTGCCCCATAACCTCCCCCACAACTCCCCATTttgataaaattaattaattgaatGACAAAGccattaattaattactttatattattaattaattattcaaCCCTCGTTAATGAGCAACAAGGGGATGCACCCTCCCCCATAACAGTGCCCCAAAAATCATTCAGCCACTAATTACTCATTAAAAAACCCCCTCGTTAATGAGTGACGaggttgggggaggggcagctTTGCCCCTTATTAATCCCTCACTAATTAACCCCGTTAATGAGTGACtcgggaaggggggggggggtgggggataAATTCAtccctcccccacctccctcaGGGTCCTCCTGGTGCCGCCATGGGGCAGGGGGGGTCCCTGTGGAgatctgtggggcagggggggtccctggggggatttatggggccgggggggtccctggggggatttatggggggatctatggggcaggggagatctatggggcagggagggtgcCTGGGGGGATCTATGgggggatctatggggcaggggAGGTTCCTagggggatttatggggggatctatggggcagAGGAGGTTCCTagggggatttatggggggatctatggggcaggggaggttcctggggggatttatggggggatctatggggcaggggAGATCTATGGGGCAGGGGAGATCCTtggggggatttatggggggatctatggggcagAGGAGATCTATGGGGGGATTTATGGGGAGATCTATGGGGCAGAGGAGATCTATGGGGCAGGGACCACCCTTGGGGAGCTCTATGgggggatctatggggcagAGGAGGTTCCTagggggatttatggggggatctatggggcagAGGAGGTTCCTagggggatttatggggggatctatggggcagTGGAGGTTCCTGGGGGGATTTATGGGGAGATCTATGGGACAGAGGAGATCTATGGGGCAGGGACCACCCTTGGGGAGATCTATGgggggatctatggggcagAGGAGGTTCCtggggggatttatggggggatctatggggcaggggAGATCCTtggggggatttatggggggatctatggggcaggggaggttcctgtggggatttatggggggatctatggggcaggggaggttcctggggggatttatggggggatctatggggcaggggAGATCTATGGGGCAGGGACCACCCTTGGGGAGATCTATGGGGCAGAGGAGATCTATGgggggatctatggggcagAGGAGGTTCCTagggggatttatggggggatctatggggcagAGGAGGTTCCtggggggatttatggggggatctatggggcagAGGAGATCTATGGGGCAGGGATCACCCTTGGGGAGATCTATGgggggatctatggggcagAGGAGGTTCCtggggggatttatggggggatctatggggcaggggAGATCCTtggggggatttatggggggatctatggggcagAGGAGATCTATGGGAGGATTTATGgggggatctatggggcagAGGAGATCTATGGGGCAGGGGAGGTTCCTGGGGGAATTTATGgggggatctatggggcagggaAGGTCCTTGGGGAGATTTATGgggggatctatggggcagggaAGGTCCTTGGGGAGATTTATGgggggatctatggggcagggaCGCTCTGGGGGTCGATCTATGGGGCAGAGAGAGACCAAAGGCTGGAGAGGCTGCCTATGGAGATCCATGGAGCAGAGGAGAtctgtggggcaggagaagCCTGGGAGTAAATCCGTGGGGCAAGAGGGGTCTATGGGGGCATCTATGGGGCAGGGGGACTCAGCAGGTGGGGAGGGGTCGCCATTGCAGGTGCAGGTGCAGGTGCAGGTGAGGGAGGGCCGGGCCCTGGCGgtcctgggatggtgggagctGCTCCGGGGCCTGCTGGTGTTCgccctctgctcccacccccGGCTGCAGCAGGACCCCGAGGCGGTgagaccccctccccaaaaatggggaCACCCCTACCCCAATTAGAGACCCCTGACCCTTAGAGAGACCCATAGAGAGACCCCTGACCCACTCTCAGGGCTTCCCGCCATTTTCTGCCCTCACAACCTGCCCCAGAAGTGACCTCCAAACCCCTCCCTTGCCCCATAAAAGCCCCCCAAATTCCACAAATaaccccccaaccccctccTAGCCCTCTAAGTGACCCTTAAATCTCCAAATCTGCACCTAATTTCTGCCCCATAACCTGCTCCTAAACTCCATAAGTGAACCCCAAAACTCACCCCCGCTCCTCACAGTCATGGCGGGTCCTGCGCTGTGTCCCTCTGAAGCTGCTGTGGGGGGAAAGATGTCTCCTTCATCCTGTTCCCTCATAGCTCCCCTCATCTTCTTCCCTCAGGGATCAGGCCTTTTTGTCCCTTCAGGgcttcctttcttcctgctcCCTCACACTTTCAcaccattttctcccctcacagtttcctgccctttttccccctcatacTCCCCCATCATTTTCTTCCCTCAGTTTCCCACCATTTCCTCACCTCACACTCCCCCACCATTTCCTCCCCTCACAGTTTCCCTCCACTTCCTCCCCTCACAGTTTCctgccctttttttccctcacatttcTCCTCCATTTCCTCCCTTCACACTTTCTtgcccattttttcccctcacacttTCCcgccctttccctcccctcacaCTCCCCCACCATTCTCTCCCCTCACagtttccctccatttccctcccctcctACTCCCCCTCCATTTCCTCCCCTCACACTCCCCCACCATTTTCTCCCCTGACactttcctgcccttttctcccttcACGCTctccctccattttctcccctcacatttcccttccctcacaCTCCCCcaccattttctcccctcacactTTCCCgcctttttcttccctcacaCTCGccctccattttttcccctcacactttccttccattttctcccctcacatttcccttccctcacaCTTTCCCTCCATTTCCTCCCCTCACACTTTCCCTCCATTTCTTCCCCCTCACactttcctgcccttttccccctcacactccccctccattttctcccctgacactttcctgccctttccctcccctcacaCTCCCCcaccattttctcccctcacactttccctccattttctcccctcacactTTCCCTCTATTTCCTCCCTTCACACTCcccctccattttctcccctcacactTTCCCTCCATTTCCTCCCCTCACACTTTCctgccctttccctcccctcacactttccctccattttctcccctcacactttccctccattttctcccctcacactTTCCCTCTATTTCCTCCCTTCACACTCTCCCTCCATTTCCTCCCCTCACACTTTCCCTCTATTTCCTCCCTTCACACTTTCCcgccctttccctcccctcacaCTCCCCCTCCATTTCCTCCCCTCACACTTTCCcgccctttccctcccctcacactccccctccattttctccccatcccaccccaacctccctcccttccccacagTTCCTGCGGGCGTCCCGCCGGGTTCTGGGTGCCCACCTATGGCGAGCCCTTCTCTCCGTGTCCCTTTGGGGACAGTTTGCGGTCGGCCGCAGCCCGGCGGccgtgcaggagctgggccagcGGCTCCGGGCTCGTGGCCTGCGGCCATTGCTGGCCCTGCCCATCGAGGGTGAGGGACCCGACGGCGAGGGGTGAGTTGGGGTCATTGAAGGGGTTTTAGGGTCGCTAATGGTGTCCTGGGATCACTTATGGGGCAGTTGTGGGGTTACttatggggttttggggtcagttaTGGGTTATGGGGGTCACTTATGGGGTTTTAGGGTCACTAATGGTGTCCTGGGATCACCTGTGGGTCActgatggggtttgggggtcacttatggggcagttttggggtcacTTATGGGGCTTTAGGGTCACTTGTGGGTCATTTGTGGGTCActaatggggtttgggggtcacTTGTGAGGCAATTTTGAGGtcatttgtggggttttggggtcacctgtaGGGTTTGGGTCACTTGTGGGTCACTGATGGGGTTTTAGGGTCATTGTGGGTCACTAATAGGGTTTGGTGTCACCTATGGATCTGGGGTTACTTGCGGGTCAGTAATGAGGTTTTAGGATCACTTTGGGGTCACTTGTGGGTCACTgatgtttttggggtcccctgtggGGCAGCGAGGCCTGGTTTGAGCAGAACtgtggggcagccctggagtgTGTGGGGCTGGCGGCTGCCTCGGGCCCCGAGCCCGCCATGCAGCTGAAGGTGACGGCGCTGCTGAGCCAGCGGCTCTGCGTGAGTGGGGTGGGAGAGATCTGTGGGGTCgggggggatctgtggggtgggagagaTCTGTGGGGTCgggggggatctgtggggtgggagagatctgtggggtgggagagatctgtggggtcagtgggggatctgtggggtgggagagatctgtgggatgggatctgtggggtcagtgggggatctgtggggtgggagagatctgtggggtgggagagaTCTGTGGGGTCAGatttgggatctgtggggcaggtgaggcctgtatggggcaggtgaggcctgtatggggcaggtgaggcctatatggggcaggtgaggcctgtatggggcaggtgaggcctgtatggggcaggtgaggcctatatggggcaggtgaggcctgtatggggcaggtgaggcctatatggggcaggtgaggcctatatggggcaggtgaggcctaTATGGGACAGGTGAGGCCTGTATGCGGCAGGTGAGGCCTgtatggggcaggtgaggcctgtatggggcaggtgaggcctgtATGGGGCAGGAGAGGCCTGTATGGGTCAGGTGAGGCCTgtatggggcaggtgaggcctctctggggcaggtgaggcctgtatggggcaggtgaggcctgtatggggcaggtgaggcctgtatggggcaggtgaggcctctctggggcaggtgaggcctgtatggggcaggtgaggcctgtatggggcaggtgaggcctctctggggcaggtgaggcctgtatggggcaggtgaggcctgtatggggcaggtgaggcctatatggggcaggtgaggcctgtatggggcaggtgaggcctgtatggggcaggtgaggcctatatggggcaggtgaggcctaTATGGGACAGGTGAGGCCTGTATGCGGCAGGTGAGGCCTgtatggggcaggtgaggcctgtatggggcaggtgaggcctgtATGGGGCAGGAGAGGCCTGTATGGGTCAGGTGAGGCCTgtatggggcaggtgaggcctctctggggcaggtgaggcctgtatggggcaggtgaggcctgtatggggcaggtgaggcctgtatggggcaggtgaggcctctctggggcaggtgaggcctgtatggggcaggtgaggcctgtatggggcaggtgaggcctctctggggcaggtgaggcctgtatggggcaggtgaggcctgtatggggcaggtgaggcctctctggggcaggtgaggcctcTCTGGGGTAGGTGAGGCCTgtatggggcaggtgaggcctctctggggcaggtgaggcctctctggggcaggtgaggcctgtatggggcaggtgaggcctctatggggcaggtgaggcctgtATGGGGCCGGTGAGGCCTacatggggcaggtgaggcctgtatggggcaggtgaggcctctctggggcaggtgaggcctatatggggcaggtgaggcctgtatggggcaggtgaggcctatatggggcaggtgaggcctatatggggcaggtgaggcctgtatggggcaggtgaggcctatatggggcaggtgaggcctgtatggggcaggtgaggcctctctggggcaggtgaggcccCTTGGCTGAGCCCTCTCTCTGGCCACGCCCCCGCAGGAGAAAATCTCACTCCGATTGGCCGAGCCGGATGGGGCGGGGCTTAACCCAGAAGAGGTGGCGGCCATGTTGGGCGGCCAGGTAACCCCTCCTCAAGTGACCACGCCCCTTTTTTACCTGGACCACGCCTCTTTTGCATTGACCACACCCCATTGCCTGGGCCACGCCCCCTCCTCGCAGGTGCCGGAGCTCACCTGGCTCAGCCCGGCCGAGAACGAACACCTGGGGAGGGGCCTGAGGAGactggaggaggtggcacaggtgaggggggaggggcaggggaggggtctcaggtgagTTACCTGTGCTCGCCCACGTGGCAGAAGTGGCtcgggcacacctgggcacacctgggcacacctgggcacacctgggcacacctgggcacacctgggcatgcCTGGGCACGCCTgagccacacctgggcacacctgggcacacctgggcatgcctgggcacacctgggcacacctggggcactcATGGGGATatctgagacacacctgggtgcacctgagacacacctgggcataCCTGGGCACGCCTGAGCCATACCTGAGCCCACCTGGGACatacctgagcacacctgggcacgccTGAGttcacctggacacacctgggcttACCTGAGCCACACCTaggccacacctgggcacacctgggcacacctgagctcacctgaacCACACCTgagccacacctgggcacacctggggcactcATGGGGATATCTGAGcgcacctgagacacacctgggcacacctgggcatacCTGAGCTCACCTTGGCACACCTGGGCTTACCTGAGCCACACCTAGGCACACCTGGCGGGTTCCTGAGCCTCATTttggggtacctgggcacattgggcacacctgagctcacctgaacCACACCTGaatcacacctgggcacacctggggcactcATGGGGATatctgagacacacctgggcacacctgggcacacctgggcacacctgagctcacctgaacCACACCTgagccacctgggcacacctggggcactcATGGGGATatctgagacacacctgggcacacctgggcacacctgggcttaCCTGAGCCACACCTGGGACATACCttggctcacctgggcacacctgggcttaCCTGAGCCACACCTAGGCCACACCTGGGGGATTCCTGAGCCTCATTTTGGGGtacctgggaacacctgggcatacctgagctcacctgaacCACACCTgagccacacctgggcacacctggggcactcATGGGGATatctgagacacacctgggctcacctgtgcacacctgagctcacctgaacCACACCTgagccacacctgggcacacctggggcactcATGGGGATATCTGAGcgcacctgagacacacctgggcacacctgggcatacCTGAgttcacctgggcacacctgggcttaCCTGAGCCACACCTAGGCCACACCTGGGGGGTTCCTGAGCCTCATTttggggtacctgggcacaTTGGGCACATTTGAGCTCACCTGAACCACACCTaagccacacctgggcacacctggggcactcATGGGGATatctgagacacacctgggcacacctgggcacacctgagctcacctgaacCACACCTgagccacctgggcacacctggggcactcATGGGGATatctgagacacacctgggcacacctgggcacacctgggcataccttagctcacctgggcacacctgggcttaCCTGAGCCACACCTAGGCCACACCTGGGGGGTTCCTGAGCCTCATTttggggtacctgggcacattgggcacacctgagctcacctgaacCACACCTgagccacacctgggcacacctggggcactcATGGGGATatctgagacacacctgggcacacctgggcatacCTGGGCatacctgagctcacctgggcacacctgggcttaCCTGAAACACACCTAGGCCACACCTGGGGGGTTCCTGAGCCTCATTttggggtacctgggcacattgggcacacctgagcttgCCTGAACCACACCtaggccacctgggcacacctggggcactcATGAGGATatctgagacacacctgggcacacctgagacacacctgggcataCCTGGGCatacctgagctcacctgggcacacctgggcttaCCTGAGCCACACCTAGGCCACACCTGGGGGATTCCTGAGCCTCATTTTGGGGtacctgggaacacctgggcatacctgagctcacctgaacCACACCTgagccacacctgggcacacctggggcactcATGGGGATatctgagacacacctgggcacacctgagacacacctgggcacacctgggcatacctgagctcacctgggcacacctgggacatacctgagcacacctgggacataccttggctcacctgggcacacctgggcttaCCTGAGCCACACCTAGGCCACACCTGGGGGGTTCCTGAGGCTCATTTTGGGGTACCTGGGAACacttgggcacacctgagctcacctgaacCACACCTgagccacacctgggcacacctggggcactcATGGGGATatctgagacacacctgggcacacctgggcatacCTGGGCATACCTTAGCTCACCTTGGCACACCTGGGCTTACCTGAACCACACCTAGGCCACACCTGGGGGGTTCCTGAGCCTCATTttggggtacctgggcacattgggcacacctgagctcacctgaacCACGCCTgagccacacctgggcacacctggggggttcCTGAGCCTCATTTTGCGGtacctgggaacacctgggcacacctaagccacacctgggcacacctgggccacACCTGGGTGGTTCCTGAGCCTCATTttggggtacctgggcacacttgggcacacctgagctcaccttggcacacctgggcacacctgagctcacctgtcccctcccccaggcCGCGGTGTCCCAGGACGTGCAGGTGCTGGTGGATGCTGAGATGTCTCACCTGAACCCCGCCCTCACCTGCCTCACCTGGGGGCTGATGTGGAGGCACAACCGGGCGGGGCCCCGCGCCCGCATCTGGCACACCTGGCAGGCCTACCTGAGGGTGagtgggcacacctgggcacacctgggcacacctggggggtacctggggggcacctggggggtacctggggggtacctgggcacacctggggggtacctgggcacacctggggggtacCTGAGCCACATTttggggtacctgggcacacctggggggtacctgggcacacctcaGGGGTACCTGAGCCACATTTTGGGGTACCTGGGCGCACCTGaggggtacctgggcacacctgaggggtACCTGAGCCACATTTTGgtgtacctgggcacacctgaggggtGCCTGAGCCACATTTTGGGGTACCTGGGCGCACCTGaggggtacctgggcacacctgaggggtACCTGAGCCACATTTTGgtgtacctgggcacac
Proteins encoded in this region:
- the LOC132322931 gene encoding hydroxyproline dehydrogenase-like; this translates as MGGSMGQGRSGGRSMGQRETKGWRGCLWRSMEQRRSVGQEKPGSKSVGQEGSMGASMGQGDSAGGEGSPLQVQVQVQVREGRALAVLGWWELLRGLLVFALCSHPRLQQDPEAFLRASRRVLGAHLWRALLSVSLWGQFAVGRSPAAVQELGQRLRARGLRPLLALPIEGEGPDGEGEAWFEQNCGAALECVGLAAASGPEPAMQLKVTALLSQRLCEKISLRLAEPDGAGLNPEEVAAMLGGQVPELTWLSPAENEHLGRGLRRLEEVAQAAVSQDVQVLVDAEMSHLNPALTCLTWGLMWRHNRAGPRARIWHTWQAYLRDTEAHLGAHLAQVGGAGLSCGVKLVRGAYLAQEQGRARARGCPSPTWDTPEETSA